A single region of the Brachypodium distachyon strain Bd21 chromosome 3, Brachypodium_distachyon_v3.0, whole genome shotgun sequence genome encodes:
- the LOC104581321 gene encoding ADP,ATP carrier protein, mitochondrial: protein MDQANQPTVLQKFGGQFHLGSSFSEGVRARNMCPSAPAYERRYTTSNYMTQSHFGPAMSAINVPMVSSSPIFANAPAEKGVKSFAIDFLMGGVSAAVSKTAAAPIERVKLLIQNQDEMIKAGRLSEPYKGIGDCFGRTIKDEGFGSLWRGNTANVIRYFPTQALNFAFKDYFKRMFNFKKEKDGYGKWFAGNLASGGAAGASSLFFVYSLDYARTRLANDAKASKGGGERQFNGLVDVYRKTLKSDGIAGLYRGFNISCVGIIVYRGLYFGLYDSLKPVLLTGSLQDNFFASFGLGWLITNGAGLASYPIDTVRRRMMMTSGEAVKYKSSFDAFQQILKKEGPKSLFKGAGANILRAIAGAGVLSGYDQLQIIFFGKKYGSGGA, encoded by the exons ATGGACCAGGCTAACCAACCAACTGTTCTTCAGAAGTTTGGTGGACAGTTCCACCTTGGCTCCAGCTTTTCTGAAGGTGTACGTGCCCGTAACATGTGCCCTTCTGCCCCAGCTTATGAAAGGCGCTACACCACAAGCAACTACATGACCCAGAGCCATTTTGGCCCTGCAATGTCTGCCATCAATGTCCCGATGGTGTCGTCCTCTCCAATCTTTGCTAACGCACCAGCTGAGAAAGGTGTCAAGAGCTTTGCAATTGATTTCCTCATGGGAGGAGTGTCTGCTGCAGTTTCAaagactgctgctgctcccattgAACGTGTGAAGCTTCTTATTCAGAACCAGGATGAGATGATCAAGGCTGGCAGGCTCTCTGAGCCATACAAGGGTATTGGGGACTGCTTTGGACGCACAATAAAGGATGAAGGTTTTGGCTCATTGTGGAGGGGGAACACTGCCAATGTGATCCGTTACTTCCCAACTCAG gccTTGAACTTTGCATTCAAGGATTACTTCAAGAGAATGTTCAACTTTAAGAAGGAAAAGGATGGTTATGGAAAGTGGTTTGCTGGTAACCTTGCTtctggtggtgctgctggtgcctCTTCATTGTTCTTCGTGTACTCTCTTGATTATGCTAGGACAAGGCTGGCCAATGACGCAAAAGCATCCAAGGGTGGAGGTGAAAGGCAATTCAATGGCCTTGTGGATGTGTACCGCAAGACTCTCAAGTCAGATGGTATTGCTGGTCTTTACCGTGGTTTCAACATCTCCTGTGTTGGGATCATTGTCTACCGTGGTCTGTACTTTGGATTGTATGATTCTCTGAAGCCAGTTCTTCTCACTGGTTCTCTGCAG GACAACTTCTTTGCCAGCTTTGGTCTTGGTTGGCTTATCACCAACGGTGCAGGTCTTGCATCTTACCCCATTGATACTGTCCGCAGAAGGATGATGATGACCTCTGGTGAAGCTGTCAAGTACAAGAGCTCTTTCGATGCTTTCCAGCAGATTCTGAAGAAGGAGGGCCCCAAGTCCCTCTTCAAGGGTGCTGGTGCTAACATCCTCCGTGCCATTGCTGGCGCTGGTGTGCTCTCTGGCTATGACCAGCTCCAGATCATCTTCTTCGGGAAGAAGTATGGCTCAGGCGGTGCCTAA
- the LOC100841537 gene encoding threonine--tRNA ligase, chloroplastic/mitochondrial 2: protein MAALSSPLLRSLHRHLPIRFSPLRCPTAASPRGFASLQSFSSSCRPRHTAVRSSSTAPTSAAPEATEEAAQTDDDEEEARVVLPTNESSERLLRIRHTCAHVMAMAVQKLFPNSKVTIGPWIDNGFYYDFDMEPLTDKDLKKIKKEMDRIIRRDLPLVREEVSREEAQKRIEELNEPYKLEILERIKEEPITIYHIGEEWWDLCAGPHVDSTGQIVRKAVELESVAGAYWRGDENNQMLQRIYGTAWETEDQLKAYIHFKEEAKRRDHRRLGQDLDLFSIQEDAGGGLVFWHPKGAIIRHILEDFWKQIHLQCGYDLLYTPHVAKADLWKISGHIDFYKENMYNQMDVEDELYQLRPMNCPYHILVYKRKMHSYRDFPIRLAELGTVYRYELSGALHGLFRVRGFTQDDAHIFCLEDQIKDEIRGVLDLTEQILGQFGFRYYEVNLSTRPEKSVGSDDIWEKATIALKDALNDKGWKYTVDEGGGAFYGPKIDIKIEDALGRKWQCSTVQVDFNLPERFDITYVDSNTEKKRPIMIHRAVLGSLERFFGVLIEHYAGDFPLWLAPTQARILPVTNNELQYCNEVASELKLRGIRAEVCHGERLPKLIRNAETQKVPLMAVVGPKEVESKTLAVRSRHSGEIGNMPVDDFISRIESAVFKKSSL, encoded by the exons ATGGCggccctctcctctcccctgcTCCGTTCCCTCCACCGTCACCTCCCTATCCGCTTCTCACCGCTCCGCTgtccgaccgccgcctccccgcgcGGCTTTGCTTCCCTCCaatccttctcctcctcgtgcAGACCCCGACACACCGCCgtccgctcctcctccactgccCCGACATCGGCAGCACCGGAGGCAACAGAAGAGGCGGCCCAAaccgatgatgatgaggaggaggcgcgggtcGTGCTCCCCACCAACGAGTCCTCGGAACGCCTGCTTCGCATCCGCCACACC TGTGCCCATGTCATGGCCATGGCCGTCCAGAAGCTGTTCCCCAACTCCAAAGTCACCATTGGCCCCTGGATAGACAATGGCTTCTACTACGACTTCGACATGGAGCCCCTGACAGATAAGGAcctcaagaagatcaagaaggaAATG GACCGGATCATCCGGCGTGACCTTCCATTGGTGAGGGAGGAGGTGTCCAGGGAAGAGGCTCAAAAGAGGATTGAAGAGCTTAATGAACCATACAAGTTGGAGATTTTGGAGAGGATTAAGGAAGAACCTATCACAATTTATCACATTG GCGAAGAGTGGTGGGATCTATGTGCTGGCCCTCATGTCGACTCTACAGGGCAAATAGTCAGAAAGGCTGTTGAGCTTGAGTCTGTCGCTGGTGCTTACTGGAGAGGTGATGAGAATAATCAAATGCTACAGCGAATATATGGGACTGCATGGGAAACGGAAGATCAACTGAAGGCTTACATCCACttcaaggaggaggccaagCGCCGAGATCATCGGCGACTAGGTCAGGACCTTGATTTGTTCTCTATACAG GAAGATGCTGGTGGGGGTTTAGTATTCTGGCATCCAAAGGGTGCTATTATAAGACACATTTTAGAAGATTTCTGGAAACAAATTCACTTGCAATGTGGTTATGATCTATTGTACACTCCACATGTTGCGAAGGCTGATCTCTGGAAGATTAGTGGGCATATAGATTTCTATAAAGAGAACATGTACAACCAAATGGACGTCGAAGATGAGCTATATCAACTTCGGCCAATGAATTGCCCTTACCACATCTTGGTATACAAGAGAAAAATGCACTCCTACAGGGATTTCCCCATCCGATTGGCGGAACTTGGAACTGTCTACAGATATGAGCTGTCTGGTGCTCTGCACGGGCTGTTCCGTGTAAGAGGGTTTACACAG GATGATGCCCACATATTTTGTCTAGAAGACCAGATAAAAGATGAAATTAGAGGTGTTCTCGATCTAACTGAGCAAATACTGGGGCAGTTTGGCTTCCGGTATTATGAGGTAAACCTTTCAACCAGGCCAGAGAAATCTGTTGGCAGTGATGACATATGGGAAAAAGCAACAATTGCTCTGAAAGATGCGCTCAATGATAAAGGTTGGAAGTACACAGTTGACGAAGGTGGAGGTGCTTTCTATGGTCCAAAAATTGATATAAAAATTGAGGATGCTCTTGGAAGGAAATGGCAATGTTCTACTGTACAG GTTGATTTCAATTTGCCTGAGCGGTTTGACATTACTTATGTCGACTCAAATACTGAGAAGAAACGGCCAATCATGATTCATAGAGCTGTCCTTGGGTCTTTGGAGCGCTTTTTTGGTGTCCTCATTGAACACTATGCTGGCGATTTTCCACTTTGGCTTGCTCCAACCCAAGCCCGTATTTTACCAGTGACAAACAATGAG TTGCAATACTGCAATGAAGTGGCTTCAGAGCTGAAATTAAGGGGCATCCGTGCTGAGGTATGCCATGGCGAGCGTCTACCAAAGTTGATAAGGAATGCAGAGACACAAAAGGTGCCGCTCATGGCTGTTGTTGGTCCTAAAGAAGTTGAATCCAAGACACTCGCCGTCAGGTCCAGGCATAGTGGGGAGATAGGGAATATGCCTGTCGACGATTTCATCAGCAGAATTGAATCTGCAGTCTTCAAGAAATCTTCGTTGTAG